One window of the Meriones unguiculatus strain TT.TT164.6M chromosome 13 unlocalized genomic scaffold, Bangor_MerUng_6.1 Chr13_unordered_Scaffold_28, whole genome shotgun sequence genome contains the following:
- the LOC132650703 gene encoding NEDD4-binding protein 1-like — protein MEPESPPAQKETEQGQQPPPPFPLAQGGTPDKGFQQPVGPVLAESKEPPRGKHSHSGGLPEPKPMCPPISEPLLQQPWLFPSETGSAELGGSYEDPTASFTGVQRFQEALKTPYSLALRNEPGRADLKHVVIDGSNVAHGLKKFFSCRGIALAVEYFWKLGNRNITVFVPQWRTRRDPHVTEQHLLGQLQDLGIVALTPARMVFRERISSHDDRFLLHLADKTGGIIVTNDNLREFVTESASWREIVARRLLQYTFMGDIFMVPDDPLGRHGPRLEEFLQKDLFPPDKQLVDDSGPPGMSSLDSVLRSPSPSPSPSQWPPPQNHGASPSPGLPHQQLFTAPVTLPRMQQKLARPAQRSWAETSELREALMSIFPDSEQKQKIDQILLAHPSTMDLNALSGLVLDAKLG, from the coding sequence ATGGAACCTGAGTCGCCCCCGGCTCAGAAGGAAACCGAACAAGGGCAGCAACCCCCACCACCTTTCCCATTGGCCCAGGGAGGAACGCCTGACAAGGGTTTTCAACAACCCGTGGGACCTGTGCTTGCAGAATCTAAGGAGCCTCCCCGTGGAAAGCATTCCCACTCAGGGGGCTTGCCTGAGCCTAAGCCGATGTGCCCCCCAATTTCTGAGCCACTCCTGCAGCAGCCCTGGCTGTTTCCTTCAGAGACAGGATCCGCAGAATTGGGTGGATCCTATGAGGACCCCACTGCCTCGTTCACAGGGGTTCAGAGATTTCAAGAGGCCCTCAAGACCCCATACAGTCTGGCCTTGAGAAATGAGCCCGGCAGAGCAGATCTGAAGCATGTGGTGATAGATGGAAGTAACGTGGCCCATGGCCTGAAAAAGTTCTTCAGTTGCCGCGGAATAGCCCTCGCAGTGGAGTATTTCTGGAAGCTTGGCAACAGAAACATCACCGTGTTTGTCCCGCAGTGGAGAACGAGACGGGATCCTCACGTCACGGAACAGCACCTGTTGGGCCAGCTCCAGGACCTCGGCATAGTGGCTCTGACTCCTGCCCGGATGGTCTTCCGAGAAAGAATCTCTTCTCATGATGACAGGTTCCTACTGCACCTGGCAGACAAGACCGGGGGGATCATCGTGACCAATGATAACCTGAGAGAGTTTGTGACTGAGTCGGCGTCCTGGAGAGAAATCGTTGCCAGGAGACTGCTTCAGTATACGTTCATGGGAGACATATTTATGGTTCCCGATGACCCTCTGGGAAGACACGGACCTCGGCTGGAAGAATTTCTTCAAAAGGACCTCTTTCCTCCAGACAAGCAGCTGGTTGATGACAGCGGCCCGCCAGGCATGAGCAGTTTGGATTCTGTCCTCAGGagccctagccccagccccagccccagccaatgGCCACCACCTCAGAACCACGGAGCCTCTCCAAGCCCTGGGCTTCCTCATCAACAGCTCTTCACTGCCCCGGTCACACTGCCCAGGATGCAGCAGAAACTGGCCAGGCCTGCACAGAGATCTTGGGCAGAGACCAGCGAGTTGAGAGAGGCGCTGATGAGCATCTTCCCGGACTCTGAGCAGAAACAGAAGATTGACCAGATTCTGCTAGCTCATCCATCCACGATGGACCtgaatgccctctctggcctcgtGTTGGATGCAAAGCTGGGCTGA